The Leguminivora glycinivorella isolate SPB_JAAS2020 chromosome 1, LegGlyc_1.1, whole genome shotgun sequence genome includes a region encoding these proteins:
- the LOC125233306 gene encoding beta-hexosaminidase subunit alpha-like: MPVKVAVYNQLYFYHHVGTLCCIIVGIGNILPRYCAGAELYPYRGEIWPKPQYERKDKAVYLVDKDKLEFKVTKQSCQILTDAIQRAKKTVQKLSKIARRNYDGQGVDRSSPTLDTVDVQLTRPCEAYPYHGMDESYNLTVSDTASLTGHSIWGVLHGLESFLHLLYQSDDYETLLIQGTKIRDYPRHPHRGLLLDTSRHYLRVNKLLTTLDAMAMNKLNVFHWHIVDDHSFPYQSEKFPELSEKGAYHRSMVYTKADIKKIVEYARDRGIRVIPEIDVPGHVRSWGEAYPQLLTPCYTGKKVTSLGPLDPTSNHTYKFLGQLLEEVRDWFPDEYLHLGGDEVDHKCWISNPSLLRYMMRHNMTSWTKLHSLFIERATPLVGDRKIIVWEEVFDEKVPLSNDTVVQIWLSAWVQKVNEVLEAGKKALFSSEWYLSVLGYGGDWEKFYNFDPRMNVTDRTLVHNMIGGEACMWGEYVDSTNFIQRVWPRACGIAERLWSEASRDDIKDKELEQPDLEDYSPYNVAETMDHVRRRIEEQACRMLRRGVPAEPPNGPGFCLV; this comes from the exons ATGCCGGTGAAG GTTGCGGTTTATAATCAGTTGTATTTCTACCATCATGTTGGTACGTTGTGTTGTATTATTGTCGGTATTGGTAATATTTTGCCAAGGTATTGTGCCGGGGCCGAATTATATCCCTACAGAGGTGAAATATGGCCAAAGCCTCAATATGAGAGGAAGGACAAAGCGGTTTATTTAGTTGACAAGGATAAATTGGAATTTAAG GTAACGAAACAGTCGTGTCAAATTTTAACGGACGCTATCCAGCGAGCCAAGAAGACCGTACAGAAATTGTCAAAAATCGCGAGGCGTAACTACGATGGGCAGGGTGTTGATCGGAGCTCGCCTACTTTGGATACGGTCGATGTGCAGTTGACTCGGCCTTGCGAGGCGTACCCTTACCATGGGATGGATGAAAGTT ACAATCTCACGGTATCGGACACGGCGAGTTTGACTGGACATTCAATATGGGGCGTTCTCCACGGGCTCGAGAGCTTTCTACACCTGCTCTACCAATCAGATGACTACGAg ACTCTCCTAATTCAAGGTACGAAGATCCGCGACTACCCTCGCCACCCGCACCGCGGGTTACTACTGGACACGTCTCGACACTACTTGCGAGTTAACAAACTCCTCACCACGCTAGATGCTATGGCGATGAATAAGCTCAACGTGTTCCATTGGCACATCGTTGATGACCACTCGTTCCCATATCAGAGCGAGAAGTTTCCTGAGTTAAG CGAAAAAGGTGCGTATCACCGGTCAATGGTGTATACGAAAGCCGACATCAAGAAGATCGTGGAATATGCCAGAGACCGGGGGATCAGAGTCATACCGGAGATAGACGTCCCAG GCCACGTGCGCTCCTGGGGCGAGGCGTACCCGCAGCTCCTCACGCCATGCTACACAGGCAAGAAGGTGACGTCCCTCGGGCCCCTGGACCCGACCAGCAACCACACGTACAAGTTCCTCGGCCAGCTGCTGGAGGAGGTCAGGGACTGGTTCCCGGACGAGTACCTGCATTTGGGAGGTGATGAGGTCGACCATAAGTGCTG GATATCAAACCCTTCTCTCCTACGCTACATGATGCGTCACAACATGACGTCCTGGACGAAACTCCACAGCCTGTTCATCGAACGCGCCACGCCGCTAGTTGGGGACAGGAAGATCATCGTTTGGGAG GAGGTGTTTGACGAGAAAGTGCCCCTTTCAAATGACACGGTGGTGCAAATCTGGCTAAGTGCATGGGTGCAAAAAGTTAATGAG GTGCTGGAAGCTGGCAAGAAAGCCCTCTTTTCCTCAGAGTGGTACCTATCTGTCCTCGGCTACGGTGGTGACTGGGAGAAGTTTTACAACTTCGACCCTCGGATGAACGTCACAGACAGAACTCTGGTGCATAACATGATCGGGGGAGAGGCTTGTATGTGGGGGGAGTACGTAGACAGCACGAACTTCATACAGAG GGTATGGCCCCGAGCTTGCGGCATCGCTGAGCGCCTCTGGTCCGAAGCGTCGCGGGACGATATTAAAGATAAAGAACTTGAACAGCCAGATTTAGAAGACTATAGTCCGTACAACGTGGCAGAGACAATGGATCACGTGCGACGTCGTATAGAGGAGCAGGCATGCCGTATGCTGCGTCGCGGCGTGCCGGCCGAGCCGCCCAATGGGCCCGGGTTCTGTCTCGTGTGA